In Paenibacillus guangzhouensis, a single window of DNA contains:
- a CDS encoding helix-turn-helix domain-containing protein — translation MTQKKPFSTYILTRLKSHEYPAGFRMKPHRFRQSGIVFVLGGTGVIFVNGTRYPLTVGTTVLVHPNDSVQIINQSRKLLQLHLLHYQSIQFKPAYDIIEAHSAATSLFHDSEDPTLQVSHAFIDTFLYKCRSAMQKLSERNRLKLQIYFNEMLLYLQDQQTTQTLSMDDNIRKTITYMEENYAKPLQLNEMPSLAGMTQSSYCRAFKKLTTMTPGNYLTQIRMLRAKELMMDRHSTLREIAVHVGYQDELYFSRVFKKTEGMSPSAYLQRSDKKIAVVSRYLLQDHLLALGYQPIAAPAFPKYFDTPSGFPSYLHKRLQGTIPLDADRPISSSDVLHLGPDIIFKAETLSHPNDHQWNRAGNTLFIHASTSWEQYLRVIAKRMEKEPEAERIIRNLAKLEQKTRKMLTPITRQGSWVIIRLMPGDCRLYGIKDHTLTDLFYQRLQFKPDERITHAAYQSHAFERLIELNPEHILIIWSEAREIEAVQQDPRWSSLQAVRNNHIYIPESKEWDPWGPIGREVMLQAMVDYFLSFV, via the coding sequence TTGACTCAGAAGAAACCGTTCTCGACATATATCCTTACCCGATTGAAATCACATGAATACCCCGCAGGGTTTCGAATGAAACCACATCGCTTCCGCCAGTCAGGCATCGTCTTCGTATTAGGCGGCACCGGCGTCATCTTCGTGAATGGCACACGATATCCCTTAACTGTTGGAACTACGGTGCTCGTCCATCCGAATGACAGCGTGCAGATCATTAATCAGTCGCGTAAGCTGCTGCAGCTGCATCTGCTGCACTACCAATCCATTCAGTTCAAGCCTGCCTATGATATAATTGAGGCGCATTCGGCAGCGACATCCCTGTTCCACGACAGTGAAGATCCTACACTGCAGGTGTCGCACGCGTTCATCGATACCTTCCTCTACAAGTGCAGAAGCGCGATGCAAAAACTGAGCGAACGGAATCGCCTGAAGCTGCAAATCTATTTCAACGAAATGCTATTGTACCTACAGGATCAGCAGACCACACAAACGCTGTCGATGGATGACAATATCCGCAAGACGATTACCTATATGGAAGAAAATTATGCTAAGCCCCTTCAGCTCAACGAAATGCCTTCGCTTGCAGGGATGACCCAAAGTTCCTATTGCCGTGCATTCAAGAAATTAACGACGATGACACCAGGCAACTATCTAACGCAGATACGAATGCTGCGCGCCAAGGAGCTGATGATGGACCGCCATTCCACACTCCGTGAAATCGCCGTTCACGTCGGGTATCAAGATGAGCTTTATTTCAGCCGTGTATTCAAAAAAACAGAGGGCATGTCGCCCTCTGCCTATCTGCAGCGGAGTGATAAGAAAATTGCGGTCGTAAGTCGATATCTACTGCAGGATCATTTGCTCGCGCTCGGGTATCAACCGATCGCCGCACCTGCTTTTCCGAAATATTTTGATACCCCCTCCGGGTTCCCTAGCTATCTACATAAACGCCTGCAAGGCACGATTCCACTCGATGCCGATCGACCGATTTCATCCAGCGATGTCCTGCATCTCGGCCCGGATATCATTTTCAAGGCAGAGACGCTGAGTCACCCAAACGATCATCAATGGAACCGAGCGGGGAATACACTGTTCATTCATGCCTCAACCAGTTGGGAGCAGTATTTGCGCGTCATAGCCAAACGAATGGAGAAAGAACCGGAGGCCGAACGAATCATTCGCAATCTTGCTAAGCTAGAGCAGAAAACCCGTAAAATGCTCACGCCAATCACGCGTCAAGGCTCTTGGGTGATCATACGCCTCATGCCGGGAGACTGTCGCCTCTATGGCATCAAGGACCATACGCTGACCGATCTGTTCTACCAAAGACTGCAATTTAAGCCCGATGAGCGCATCACGCACGCGGCCTATCAGAGCCATGCATTCGAACGGCTCATCGAGCTGAATCCCGAGCATATTCTTATTATCTGGAGCGAGGCGCGCGAGATCGAAGCCGTTCAGCAGGACCCGCGTTGGTCATCGCTTCAAGCGGTACGGAACAACCATATTTATATCCCTGAATCAAAGGAATGGGACCCGTGGGGACCGATCGGA